One Triticum dicoccoides isolate Atlit2015 ecotype Zavitan chromosome 5B, WEW_v2.0, whole genome shotgun sequence genomic window carries:
- the LOC119307070 gene encoding disease resistance protein RGA5-like isoform X1, translating into MTDGEQDGNELVALEKALLDQSVYTANLPFSLLNDITGNFSDAREIGRGGFGVVYRGVLPSGATIAVKKLHETFEILDKNFKSEVDCLVRVKHENTVRFLGYCCETRQLFIPLNGDLVWASVRERLLCFEYLPGCLADYLSDASRRLQWITSYQIIKGICEGVNYLHQQQIIHMDLKPQNVLLDDNMMPKIADFGLSRRLSESQSRDITKNKFGTMGYMAPEFRTKGEITFKTDVYSLGVIIMKILMVHKECSNVEEQVVESWTNKFGASLEQVKACAEIGIKCMNHDPEIRPATRIIRGMLGEAEISNWSVATDVSTSTQGQISMASKLADGMKLMDDSVAPSQLQPSAVYVEPEDGKVNRERKGKAATVSVMSTLSGELTTFMGDEYNKLKETRKQVSFLEKDLSTIKNDLEPLELKDELPSGVKKWRDDLKEISFDMEDCIADFMQQFGGEDVELGFTGGAAETHARLCELHRIANQIEELKTLAVEACARREKYKIDDFKPTYASVALDPRLPAVYQEVTSLVGIDGPREEVANWLMDPERKLKVVSVVGFGGLGKTTLAKQVLEKIRGEFDAVAFFSVSQKPDISVLLNRLQLKLQMKESSHSRGLEDIIEELRTYLAKKRYLIVVDDLWDQSAWKTIKCAFPKNGNGSRIIVTTRVEDVASMACNNEPECIYTMKPLSEQNSRKLFSNRVFGSKDDFPKHLEGVAAEILKKCRGLPLAIITIASLLATQRGLRKHWESIRNSLGAQSATNPSLEEMNSILNLSYTHLPLHLQRCFLYLGMYPEDHIIWRDDLIKQWIAEGFVSYLHGLDLVDVGRSYFNELVNRSMILPSETKYGEVLSCTVHDLMLDLILRKCQEDKFLSVAYNSEDMTRLLHGRKYKVHRLSLSTMTVGGAPYDMAISASLSQLRSLILFNNPISSWSRWSNYRKNPIPPHLWSKYLRVLIITKGEETVDLAAISQLFQLKYLMVRVYGTILGNGNLEFGHGKIELPTELGKLVNLETLDLETCRLMKSIPSDIVHLPFLSYLVLPDTGLPEGIENVKSLRTLRGFDLKKSSLDSIMGLSGLINLRELKTTLYHTGLPKVNALVCSIGKLDNLECLCIDDQHHDYEIDQQHLYSLSKPFKCMEQLDLSCLQFSRVPVWMGDLHYLRFLELFVEESSTEEFHLLGELPSLAHLLFRAHQIPDERAILGTGLFPALEYFYFLSRKDTAAYLEFEAGAMPNLRKLILSGINMGGAAPVGMEHLLHLQEIKLYGASDDLMSAFKEASLVHPNHPSVK; encoded by the exons ATGACCGACGGTGAACAAGATGGCAACGAACTTGTTGCCCTGGAGAAGGCGTTGCTGGACCAAAGCGTGTATACAGCAAATCTACCTTTCTCGCTGCTCAATGACATCACAGGGAATTTCTCCGATGCGCGTGAAATCGGCAGGGGCGGGTTCGGAGTGGTTTACAGG GGAGTGCTTCCAAGTGGTGCTACCATTGCCGTGAAGAAGCTCCATGAGACCTTCGAGATCCTGGACAAGAATTTCAAGAGTGAGGTCGACTGTCTTGTCAGGGTCAAGCACGAGAACACGGTGCGATTCCTCGGGTACTGCTGTGAGACGCGGCAGCTGTTTATCCCGCTTAACGGAGACCTTGTCTGGGCAAGCGTGCGGGAGAGGCTGCTCTGCTTCGAGTACCTGCCAGGGTGCCTTGCAGACTATCTCTCCG ATGCATCCCGTCGATTGCAGTGGATCACGAGCTATCAAATTATCAAGGGGATCTGTGAGGGCGTAAATTATCTACACCAGCAGCAAATTATTCACATGGACCTTAAGCCTCAGAATGTACTATTGGATGATAATATGATGCCCAAAATTGCGGATTTTGGTCTATCACGGCGTTTAAGTGAAAGCCAGAGTCGGGATATTACTAAAAACAAGTTTGGGACGAT GGGATATATGGCACCAGAATTCAGAACTAAAGGAGAAATCACCTTCAAGACAGATGTATATAGTTTGGGTGTTATAATAATGAAGATCCTTATGGTACATAAGGAATGCTCCAATGTTGAGGAG CAGGTAGTTGAAAGTTGGACGAACAAGTTTGGGGCCTCACTGGAACAAGTAAAGGCATGTGCTGAGATAGGGATAAAATGCATGAACCATGATCCAGAGATCAGGCCTGCTACACGGATTATCCGTGGAATGCTGGGTGAAGCAGAAATTTCAAACTGGTCTGTTGCAACTGATGTGTCTACCTCCACGCAAGGGCAG ATAAGCATGGCCTCCAAGCTAGCGGATGGGATGAAGTTGATGGATGATTCTGTTGCACCATCCCAACTGCAGCCATCAGCAGTGTATGTGGAGCcggaggatggcaaagtgaaccgaGAGAGAAAGGGGAAGGCGGCAACCGTGAGTGTGATGAGCACCCTGAGTGGCGAGCTTACCACGTTCATGGGCGATGAATACAATAAGCTCAAAGAGACGAGGAAGCAggtgtcctttctcgagaaggatttGAGCACTATAAAGAATGACCTTGAGCCGCTAGAGCTCAAGGATGAGCTCCCTTCAGGGGTAAAAAAATGGAGGGACGATTTAAAGGAGATTTCTTTTGACATGGAGGATTGCATTGCTGACTTCATGCAACAATTTGGAGGTGAGGATGTTGAGTTGGGCTTCACTGGTGGGGCTGCTGAAACCCACGCGAGGTTGTGTGAGCTTCATCGGATTGCCAACCAGATTGAAGAGCTTAAGACCCTTGCGGTAGAAGCATGTGCTCGACGTGAGAAGTACAAGATTGATGACTTCAAGCCTACCTATGCATCTGTGGCTCTCGACCCTCGGCTGCCAGCGGTCTACCAGGAGGTTACCAGCCTTGTGGGCATTGACGGCCCAAGGGAGGAGGTTGCCAATTGGTTGATGGATCCTGAGAGAAAACTTAAGGTTGTATCTGTTGTAGGTTTTGGAGGTCTGGGTAAAACTACACTTGCCAAACAGGTGCTTGAAAAGATAAGGGGGGAATTTGATGCTGTGGCGTTTTTTTCAGTTTCACAGAAACCTGATATCAGTGTGCTTCTCAATCGCCTACAACTAAAACTTCAGATGAAGGAGTCATCTCACAGTCGCGGGCTTGAGGACATCATTGAAGAGCTAAGGACGTACCTTGCAAAGAAAAG GTACCTTATTGTAGTTGATGATTTGTGGGATCAATCAGCATGGAAAACTATTAAATGTGCTTTTCCAAAAAATGGAAATGGGAGTAGAATAATAGTAACGACTCGAGTGGAAGATGTGGCTAGCATGGCATGTAACAATGAACCTGAGTGCATTTACACAATGAAGCCCCTCAGTGAACAGAACTCAAGGAAGTTATTCTCCAACAGAGTATTTGGGTCCAAAGATGATTTTCCAAAGCATCTTGAAGGCGTCGCGGCTGAGATTCTGAAGAAGTGTCGTGGATTGCCACTTGCAATTATCACTATAGCTAGCCTATTAGCTACTCAACGGGGATTAAGGAAACACTGGGAGAGCATAAGGAATTCTTTGGGTGCCCAATCTGCTACAAATCCTTCATTGGAAGAGATGAATAGTATATTAAATCTTAGCTACACGCATCTTCCTCTTCATCTCCAAAGATGTTTTTTATACCTTGGTATGTATCCTGAGGACCACATCATATGGCGAGATGATCTGATTAAACAATGGATAGCTGAAGGCTTCGTCAGCTATTTGCATGGGCTAGATTTGGTGGATGTTGGCCGGAGTTATTTCAATGAGCTCGTCAATAGAAGCATGATTCTTCCATCAGAAACTAAGTATGGAGAGGTGTTGTCCTGCACAGTACACGACTTGATGCTTGATTTGATCCTAAGAAAGTGCCAGGAAGATAAATTTTTAAGTGTGGCATACAATTCTGAAGACATGACAAGGCTGTTGCATGGCCGCAAGTACAAGGTTCACCGACTATCCCTGAGCACCATGACTGTTGGTGGAGCACCATATGACATGGCTATTTCTGCTAGCTTATCACAACTCCGTTCACTTATACTGTTCAACAACCCCATATCTTCGTGGTCCAGGTGGTCCAACTATCGCAAGAACCCCATACCTCCTCATTTGTGGTCCAAGTATCTCAGGGTGCTCATCATTACTAAGGGGGAGGAGACAGTTGACCTCGCCGCCATTAGCCAATTGTTTCAGCTGAAGTATCTGATGGTTAGAGTTTACGGGACTATTTTGGGGAATGGGAATCTAGAGTTTGGCCATGGGAAGATAGAGCTCCCTACCGAACTTGGTAAGCTTGTTAACTTGGAGACGCTGGACTTGGAAACATGCAGACTGATGAAGAGCATCCCTTCAGATATAGTTCATTTGCCCTTCCTGTCCTATCTGGTGCTTCCAGATACAGGTCTGCCTGAAGGTATCGAGAATGTGAAATCATTGCGCACTCTGCGAGGGTTTGACCTGAAAAAGAGCTCGCTGGACTCTATTATGGGTCTCAGCGGGCTGATTAATCTGAGGGAACTGAAAACAACATTATATCATACGGGGTTGCCAAAAGTTAATGCTTTGGTATGCTCCATTGGAAAGCTCGACAACCTCGAATGTCTGTGCATCGATGACCAGCATCATGATTATGAGATTGACCAGCAGCATCTGTACTCATTATCCAAACCTTTTAAATGTATGGAGCAACTTGACTTGTCATGTTTGCAGTTCAGCAGAGTTCCGGTATGGATGGGTGATCTCCATTATCTGCGCTTCCTTGAGCTGTTTGTTGAAGAATCGTCAACTGAGGAGTTTCATCTTCTTGGAGAGCTTCCCTCCCTCGCCCACCTCTTATTCAGAGCGCATCAAATCCCTGATGAAAGAGCTATACTAGGCACAGGACTATTCCCGGCTCTGGAGTACTTTTATTTCCTTTCTAGGAAAGACACTGCTGCGTACCTGGAGTTCGAGGCAGGAGCTATGCCCAACTTACGAAAACTCATTCTCAGTGGGATCAACATGGGCGGCGCTGCACCGGTTGGCATGGAGCACCTGCTACACCTCCAGGAGATCAAACTGTATGGTGCCTCCGATGATCTCATGTCCGCGTTCAAGGAGGCCTCGCTGGTGCACCCAAACCACCCTTCCGTTAAGTAG
- the LOC119307070 gene encoding disease resistance protein RGA5-like isoform X2, with amino-acid sequence MTDGEQDGNELVALEKALLDQSVYTANLPFSLLNDITGNFSDAREIGRGGFGVVYRGVLPSGATIAVKKLHETFEILDKNFKSEVDCLVRVKHENTVRFLGYCCETRQLFIPLNGDLVWASVRERLLCFEYLPGCLADYLSDASRRLQWITSYQIIKGICEGVNYLHQQQIIHMDLKPQNVLLDDNMMPKIADFGLSRRLSESQSRDITKNKFGTMGYMAPEFRTKGEITFKTDVYSLGVIIMKILMVHKECSNVEEVVESWTNKFGASLEQVKACAEIGIKCMNHDPEIRPATRIIRGMLGEAEISNWSVATDVSTSTQGQISMASKLADGMKLMDDSVAPSQLQPSAVYVEPEDGKVNRERKGKAATVSVMSTLSGELTTFMGDEYNKLKETRKQVSFLEKDLSTIKNDLEPLELKDELPSGVKKWRDDLKEISFDMEDCIADFMQQFGGEDVELGFTGGAAETHARLCELHRIANQIEELKTLAVEACARREKYKIDDFKPTYASVALDPRLPAVYQEVTSLVGIDGPREEVANWLMDPERKLKVVSVVGFGGLGKTTLAKQVLEKIRGEFDAVAFFSVSQKPDISVLLNRLQLKLQMKESSHSRGLEDIIEELRTYLAKKRYLIVVDDLWDQSAWKTIKCAFPKNGNGSRIIVTTRVEDVASMACNNEPECIYTMKPLSEQNSRKLFSNRVFGSKDDFPKHLEGVAAEILKKCRGLPLAIITIASLLATQRGLRKHWESIRNSLGAQSATNPSLEEMNSILNLSYTHLPLHLQRCFLYLGMYPEDHIIWRDDLIKQWIAEGFVSYLHGLDLVDVGRSYFNELVNRSMILPSETKYGEVLSCTVHDLMLDLILRKCQEDKFLSVAYNSEDMTRLLHGRKYKVHRLSLSTMTVGGAPYDMAISASLSQLRSLILFNNPISSWSRWSNYRKNPIPPHLWSKYLRVLIITKGEETVDLAAISQLFQLKYLMVRVYGTILGNGNLEFGHGKIELPTELGKLVNLETLDLETCRLMKSIPSDIVHLPFLSYLVLPDTGLPEGIENVKSLRTLRGFDLKKSSLDSIMGLSGLINLRELKTTLYHTGLPKVNALVCSIGKLDNLECLCIDDQHHDYEIDQQHLYSLSKPFKCMEQLDLSCLQFSRVPVWMGDLHYLRFLELFVEESSTEEFHLLGELPSLAHLLFRAHQIPDERAILGTGLFPALEYFYFLSRKDTAAYLEFEAGAMPNLRKLILSGINMGGAAPVGMEHLLHLQEIKLYGASDDLMSAFKEASLVHPNHPSVK; translated from the exons ATGACCGACGGTGAACAAGATGGCAACGAACTTGTTGCCCTGGAGAAGGCGTTGCTGGACCAAAGCGTGTATACAGCAAATCTACCTTTCTCGCTGCTCAATGACATCACAGGGAATTTCTCCGATGCGCGTGAAATCGGCAGGGGCGGGTTCGGAGTGGTTTACAGG GGAGTGCTTCCAAGTGGTGCTACCATTGCCGTGAAGAAGCTCCATGAGACCTTCGAGATCCTGGACAAGAATTTCAAGAGTGAGGTCGACTGTCTTGTCAGGGTCAAGCACGAGAACACGGTGCGATTCCTCGGGTACTGCTGTGAGACGCGGCAGCTGTTTATCCCGCTTAACGGAGACCTTGTCTGGGCAAGCGTGCGGGAGAGGCTGCTCTGCTTCGAGTACCTGCCAGGGTGCCTTGCAGACTATCTCTCCG ATGCATCCCGTCGATTGCAGTGGATCACGAGCTATCAAATTATCAAGGGGATCTGTGAGGGCGTAAATTATCTACACCAGCAGCAAATTATTCACATGGACCTTAAGCCTCAGAATGTACTATTGGATGATAATATGATGCCCAAAATTGCGGATTTTGGTCTATCACGGCGTTTAAGTGAAAGCCAGAGTCGGGATATTACTAAAAACAAGTTTGGGACGAT GGGATATATGGCACCAGAATTCAGAACTAAAGGAGAAATCACCTTCAAGACAGATGTATATAGTTTGGGTGTTATAATAATGAAGATCCTTATGGTACATAAGGAATGCTCCAATGTTGAGGAG GTAGTTGAAAGTTGGACGAACAAGTTTGGGGCCTCACTGGAACAAGTAAAGGCATGTGCTGAGATAGGGATAAAATGCATGAACCATGATCCAGAGATCAGGCCTGCTACACGGATTATCCGTGGAATGCTGGGTGAAGCAGAAATTTCAAACTGGTCTGTTGCAACTGATGTGTCTACCTCCACGCAAGGGCAG ATAAGCATGGCCTCCAAGCTAGCGGATGGGATGAAGTTGATGGATGATTCTGTTGCACCATCCCAACTGCAGCCATCAGCAGTGTATGTGGAGCcggaggatggcaaagtgaaccgaGAGAGAAAGGGGAAGGCGGCAACCGTGAGTGTGATGAGCACCCTGAGTGGCGAGCTTACCACGTTCATGGGCGATGAATACAATAAGCTCAAAGAGACGAGGAAGCAggtgtcctttctcgagaaggatttGAGCACTATAAAGAATGACCTTGAGCCGCTAGAGCTCAAGGATGAGCTCCCTTCAGGGGTAAAAAAATGGAGGGACGATTTAAAGGAGATTTCTTTTGACATGGAGGATTGCATTGCTGACTTCATGCAACAATTTGGAGGTGAGGATGTTGAGTTGGGCTTCACTGGTGGGGCTGCTGAAACCCACGCGAGGTTGTGTGAGCTTCATCGGATTGCCAACCAGATTGAAGAGCTTAAGACCCTTGCGGTAGAAGCATGTGCTCGACGTGAGAAGTACAAGATTGATGACTTCAAGCCTACCTATGCATCTGTGGCTCTCGACCCTCGGCTGCCAGCGGTCTACCAGGAGGTTACCAGCCTTGTGGGCATTGACGGCCCAAGGGAGGAGGTTGCCAATTGGTTGATGGATCCTGAGAGAAAACTTAAGGTTGTATCTGTTGTAGGTTTTGGAGGTCTGGGTAAAACTACACTTGCCAAACAGGTGCTTGAAAAGATAAGGGGGGAATTTGATGCTGTGGCGTTTTTTTCAGTTTCACAGAAACCTGATATCAGTGTGCTTCTCAATCGCCTACAACTAAAACTTCAGATGAAGGAGTCATCTCACAGTCGCGGGCTTGAGGACATCATTGAAGAGCTAAGGACGTACCTTGCAAAGAAAAG GTACCTTATTGTAGTTGATGATTTGTGGGATCAATCAGCATGGAAAACTATTAAATGTGCTTTTCCAAAAAATGGAAATGGGAGTAGAATAATAGTAACGACTCGAGTGGAAGATGTGGCTAGCATGGCATGTAACAATGAACCTGAGTGCATTTACACAATGAAGCCCCTCAGTGAACAGAACTCAAGGAAGTTATTCTCCAACAGAGTATTTGGGTCCAAAGATGATTTTCCAAAGCATCTTGAAGGCGTCGCGGCTGAGATTCTGAAGAAGTGTCGTGGATTGCCACTTGCAATTATCACTATAGCTAGCCTATTAGCTACTCAACGGGGATTAAGGAAACACTGGGAGAGCATAAGGAATTCTTTGGGTGCCCAATCTGCTACAAATCCTTCATTGGAAGAGATGAATAGTATATTAAATCTTAGCTACACGCATCTTCCTCTTCATCTCCAAAGATGTTTTTTATACCTTGGTATGTATCCTGAGGACCACATCATATGGCGAGATGATCTGATTAAACAATGGATAGCTGAAGGCTTCGTCAGCTATTTGCATGGGCTAGATTTGGTGGATGTTGGCCGGAGTTATTTCAATGAGCTCGTCAATAGAAGCATGATTCTTCCATCAGAAACTAAGTATGGAGAGGTGTTGTCCTGCACAGTACACGACTTGATGCTTGATTTGATCCTAAGAAAGTGCCAGGAAGATAAATTTTTAAGTGTGGCATACAATTCTGAAGACATGACAAGGCTGTTGCATGGCCGCAAGTACAAGGTTCACCGACTATCCCTGAGCACCATGACTGTTGGTGGAGCACCATATGACATGGCTATTTCTGCTAGCTTATCACAACTCCGTTCACTTATACTGTTCAACAACCCCATATCTTCGTGGTCCAGGTGGTCCAACTATCGCAAGAACCCCATACCTCCTCATTTGTGGTCCAAGTATCTCAGGGTGCTCATCATTACTAAGGGGGAGGAGACAGTTGACCTCGCCGCCATTAGCCAATTGTTTCAGCTGAAGTATCTGATGGTTAGAGTTTACGGGACTATTTTGGGGAATGGGAATCTAGAGTTTGGCCATGGGAAGATAGAGCTCCCTACCGAACTTGGTAAGCTTGTTAACTTGGAGACGCTGGACTTGGAAACATGCAGACTGATGAAGAGCATCCCTTCAGATATAGTTCATTTGCCCTTCCTGTCCTATCTGGTGCTTCCAGATACAGGTCTGCCTGAAGGTATCGAGAATGTGAAATCATTGCGCACTCTGCGAGGGTTTGACCTGAAAAAGAGCTCGCTGGACTCTATTATGGGTCTCAGCGGGCTGATTAATCTGAGGGAACTGAAAACAACATTATATCATACGGGGTTGCCAAAAGTTAATGCTTTGGTATGCTCCATTGGAAAGCTCGACAACCTCGAATGTCTGTGCATCGATGACCAGCATCATGATTATGAGATTGACCAGCAGCATCTGTACTCATTATCCAAACCTTTTAAATGTATGGAGCAACTTGACTTGTCATGTTTGCAGTTCAGCAGAGTTCCGGTATGGATGGGTGATCTCCATTATCTGCGCTTCCTTGAGCTGTTTGTTGAAGAATCGTCAACTGAGGAGTTTCATCTTCTTGGAGAGCTTCCCTCCCTCGCCCACCTCTTATTCAGAGCGCATCAAATCCCTGATGAAAGAGCTATACTAGGCACAGGACTATTCCCGGCTCTGGAGTACTTTTATTTCCTTTCTAGGAAAGACACTGCTGCGTACCTGGAGTTCGAGGCAGGAGCTATGCCCAACTTACGAAAACTCATTCTCAGTGGGATCAACATGGGCGGCGCTGCACCGGTTGGCATGGAGCACCTGCTACACCTCCAGGAGATCAAACTGTATGGTGCCTCCGATGATCTCATGTCCGCGTTCAAGGAGGCCTCGCTGGTGCACCCAAACCACCCTTCCGTTAAGTAG